The nucleotide sequence GGCAATCCAGATGTTGTAACTGTACCTAAAAAGTTTGAGGATATTGTAGACAAAAATAAATTAAACGGTAAGTTACTTTATATTTATGAAGAAAAGGAGTAAGCTTTACTCCTTTATTAATTTTTTTGATATATTTACAAGGGTTGATGAAAAAGGTAAGAGCAGTAATGTAGTTATTATATTAAAAAGTGTATGAGCATTTGCGATTTGTCTCGAAGGATTATCTGGTGAAATTAGACTTACAAAGTTATAAAGATAATTTATAAAATAATAAAAGATAATAACTCCACTTATGTTGAATATTATATGGACAAAAGCAGCCTGTTTGCCAGCACGATTAGTTACTAAACTTCCTATTAAAGCATCTATACAGGTACCTATATTTTGTCCTAGTATAATAGGAATAGAAGTTCTGACTGAAATAATGTGAGATGATGCCATAATTTGAAGTATAGCAATTCCGGTACTGCTACTGTGAATAATTGTTGTTATAAGAAATCCTGAGAATATACCTAAAATATCATTAGCACCAATATTTTGTATTAATAAAGAAAGTTTTTTTGTACTATTTGTTAAAGCTATGCTATTTGAAATAATGTCTATACCTAGAAATATCAAAGAAATTCCTATTAATAGTTTGGAAATTATTTTAGTCGAATCTTTTTTTAATAAAGGCATAGTAGTAATTCCAGCCAATAAAAGATATACTGCGTATTTTTTAATATCTATTGCAACGATTTGTGATGTTATAGTAGTACCAATATTTGCTCCCATAATTATAGGTACAGCATTATAAATGCTTATTAGATTACTGTGTACAAGACTAATGACTAATAAAGTTGTAGCACTACTACTTTGAAGTAGTCCAGTTATTATTACTCCTAGTAATACGCCAAGTATTTTATTATTTGTTAATTTATATAGTTTAATCTTAAGCTTTTTTGAGACTATTTTTTCAAATGAAGTAGAAATTATTTTTATGCCTAAAAGAAATAATAAGAGACCTGCACAAATACTTAATAAAATTATTATATAATGTATTTCTTTCAATAACTTCATTTATTCCCTCCAATTAAATTACTAAAACATTATTACAGTTAATATATATGTAGTATTAGATAAGTAAAGTATAAATTTTACTATTAAGATTTAGGGAGGGAATAGTTTGAAAATATTTTTGCTAGATAAAAATAAAATAATAAAAATAATTTTAGTTACATTTTTAGTTATAAGTTCATTGGTTTATACAAATATTGATCAAGATGAAATAATTAGTGTATTTTCGGTAAAACGGGAGCTTCCTATTTATTCTGTTGATACTAATGAAATGAAAATATCAATAAGTTTTGATGCGGCATGGGGAGATCAGTATACAAAGCAAATTTTGGATATACTAGATCAATACAGTGTAAAAACTACATTTTTTCTTGTCGGATTTTGGGTTGATAGATATCCTGATATGGTTAAGGAAATAGCTAGAAGAGGACATGAGATAGGCAATCATTCTACAAATCATCCTCATATGACAAAGTTGAGTCAAACTCAGATTGTTGAAGAATTGAAGAAAACAGAGGATAAAATAAAAAAAATTACAGGACAGCGAACTATTCTTTTTAGACCTCCATTTGGTGATTATAATGATAGACTTATTAGAATTTGCAGAGATAATGGATATTATGTGATTCAATGGGATGTTGATTCTTTAGATTGGAAAGAATTAGGTGTTGAACCAGTAGTAGATCGCGTCTTAAGAAATGTAAAGAAAGGCTCTATAGTATTGTTTCATAATAATGCTAAGTATGTTACTAAGTATCTACCGATTATAATAGAGAAACTTCAAGCTAAAGGATACAAAATAGTGCCAATTTCAGAATTAATCTATAAAGAGGGTTATTATATAGATAATACTGGGAGACAGATGAAAAGAAAAAAATAATTTATGGTGGCATTACTGCCACCATACTGTTTTATGATCTTCCTAAGTTAGAAAAGCGTTTTTCAAAATTCTCCTTAATTTTTTTTACTACATTTTTGCCTGCTTTAGTGGTATCAATTCCCATTTCTTTTGCAATTTCTTCTTTGAAATTATCAAAAGCTTTTCTTGCATTTTCGGAGATTTTATTATTTTTCATATATATCACCTCAATATTATTTTATCCAGAGGTTTTGTTCATTATTAATACAAATACTGGAATATAGAAGCTACAATACATAAAAAGACTAACTAAAGTAAAATATAGAATATATATTTAACTTTTTTAGAAGGAGAGTAACCTATGACAACTGATAAGATAAATATAAAAGATACGATAAATGATTTGAAAGAAGCTAAGGAAGGTTACTATAATTTTATTTATGAAAATATGTTCTTTATAGGAGTTACAGGAATGCAAAGTAAAACAACTATTAGTTTAATTGAACATATTTTAAAATATGCAGGGCTTAAAACGGGAGTAATTAGTTCGAATGGTATAAAGTTTTGCAGTGAATTGATACATAATGTTTTAAACAAAATGACCAAAAATGGAGTTCAAGTTGTTATTGTGGAAGTTTCTTCTGATACATTAGATTATAATAAAATATATGATTTGAAATTTGATATTGCAGTGCATACAAGTATTGAAAATGAATATTCAGGTTGTTTTAGAAAGAGTGAAGATTCTTTTAAAATACAGAAAAAACTATTTTATGAGCTTGATAAAGATAAAATAGCTATAATTAACATAGATGATAGTGATGCTTTGAAATTAATAGAAGGTAATAATAAAGCTTTAGTTGTTACATATGGTTTGAATAATAAAGCGAGTTTAACGGCTTCTAGTATTTCAATAAAGGATTGCATTAATCTTTTCGTTTGCTTACAAAGAAGTCTTACTACGGTTCAAGGGTTAGACATAGATACATTTGAGTTTCCTGTTACTTTAAAACTTTTAGGAGAACATAATATTTACAATGCTCTAGCATCAATAGCAGTAGCTTTATGTTTGAATGTAAGTATTGAAACAATAAAAAAGTCTCTTATTTTGTTTAATGGTATAGAATAAAATCGGCTAGCCTTTCGCTATCTGCTATTCGATTGTCGAAAAGCGACAAGCGGACAGCAAATATCTAGTATCAAGTACCTAGTACCAAGTACCCATACATAAACAAAAGTCTGATATACTATTTGAAAGAATAGTATATATTTTTTTGGAGATTTTGAAGGATTTTTTTATTATTTGTCAAATATAATAAAAAGGATTTTGGTCTATTTAGTTGTATTAAATTTTAATTACTTAAGAAAAAATATCGTACCAGTAAAAACAAAAATATTCATATTATTAATTTGTAGTGAATATTATAGTTGTAGATTAGTCCAAAAAAACGTAAGATATAAAAGGGGAGTGGGAAGCAAATGGTTGATAAGGTTATTCAAACCAATTCAGTTACAATTGTTGGAAAAATAGTTAGTGAACTTGAATTTAGTCATCAAATGTATGGAGAAGGATTTTATACTTTTTATATTGAAGTTCCTAGACTAAGTGAAAATTCAGATGTATTACCAGTTACTATCTCTGAAAGGCTTTTTGTTGGTATAGAGTTAAAACCAGGTGTAGAACTTGTAATTGAAGGGCAATTAAGGTCTTATAATAGGTATTCAGATGGAAGCAACAGACTTTTATTAACAGTTTTTGCAAGAGATATTTACTTGCCTCATGATGAGGAAGAACTTTTAGAACTTAGACGTAAGCCAAATGAAATTTTCTTAGATGGTTATATTTGTAAACAGCCTGTATATAGGACTACACCATTTGGTAGAGAAATCACAGATTTACTTGTTGCGGTAAATAGACCTTATAACAAATCAGATTACATACCTTGTATTGCTTGGGGGAGAAATGCAAGGTTCTCTGAAAAGTTAAGAGTTGGCGATCATGTTAGATTATGGGGAAGAATTCAGAGTAGAGAATATCAAAAGAAGCTTCCTGATGGTGAAGTGCTAAATAAAGTTGCATATGAAGTTTCTATATCAAAGATGGAGTATTTAAAAGATGAAAATAATAGAGAAGGCAAATTAAAAGCTGAATCAGTTTAGAGTTGAAACAAGGCCATTAAGGTCTTGTTTTTTGATATAATTAAGTATATGAAATAAGTATATGAAGAGAAGGAGGGATTTTATGTATTTTAATGTAATTATAGTTGCTATCTTTTTTATAATTTTAATCAGTATTCAATATACTCTCAATAAAATATTATTAGAATTAAGGGGAATAAAAGAAATACTTAATAAGTGTAATTTTAAAAGATAGTAGTCCAGTAGTGAGGGATTAAAATATGAAAAAGTTAATTAAAATACTAGAGAAAACACTGGATTTTTATAATGGGAAGATAGATGAAGATTTGTTAGAGGATATGATTTTAAATTCATTAATATTACTTATTTTAGAAGGATTAAATGCTGAAAGACTATTTTTAAAAGAACCAGAAATTAAAAATATAAAGAATTATGATATATATAAAATATTGAAAAAAGACATAACAAAGGAAATTATTAAAAGTGATTATGTCTTACCAATGGCTTATGAGTATATCATAAGTAGAAAAGAGAAAAAAGAGATGTATGGTATATATTATACTCCTGAATGGCTTGTTAATTATATGGTTGACAGAGCTATTACACAATATATAGAACAAAGAGACAATGTAGATGATTTAAAAATTCTTGAACCAGCATGTGGAAGTGGAATGTTTCTTTTATATATTTTTGATGTATTTTATAAGTGGTATAAGAAGAAATCTAATCTGTCGAGTTTAGAGATTGTTAAAAGAATTGTAGAAAACATTATATATGGAATTGATATTGATGAAAAAGGTATATATTTATGTAAAATCAGTTTACAAATTAAAGTTTATAAATTAATAGGTGAGAAAATAGATTTTGATTTTAATTTATATGATGCTGATTTCCTAAAAAGTAATTATATTGATAACTATAAATTTAGTTATATTATAGGTAATCCACCTTATTTAGAAAATAGAAGAATAAATAAATACTATAACAAAGATTATTTAAAAAACAATTTTTTAACAGCAGTTGGACGATTTGATATATATTCACTTTTCATAGAGAAAGCTATAACAATGCTTTTGGATGATGGAATTTTAGCTTTTATAACTCCAGGTAATATATTGTCTAATAACAATTTTACACCTATAAGAAAAATAATACTTGATAAAACTGAAATTAATGAAATTGTCAATCTCGGAAGTAATATTTTTGACAAAGTAGATATGAATATGGCGATTATTTTTATCAAGAAAAGTCAGAAAAGTTTGAAAACAAATAAAATTCTTTGCAAAAATCTAAAAAATAGTTTTGATATAAAAAAAGATATATTTAAAAATGATTATAAAATAGTAAAACAATTGTATTATTATAATAATCTTAATTATGTATTTGATATTGAATCGTCTAAAGAAGTATTTGAACTAAGACAAAGAATTTATAATACAAATCTTTATAAAATAAACGATTTATGTGAAATTGTTGCAGGAATTGCTACAGGCAATATAAGAAATAAGTTGTTAACTTATGATGCAAATAAGAAAGGTGCTAGAAAAGTTTTAACAGGAAAAGATATTAAGTCATATTATTATAACTGGTCTGGACTTTATGTAATAACGGATAAATCAATAATTAATAAAAAAATGGGAGAATATGCTACATTCATGAGAGAAGAATTTGTGCTTAACCCTAAAATACTGATTAGGCAAACGGCTGATAGATTCATATGTACATACGATGAACAAAAATATTATATTTTAAATACATTATATTCATTGATAGTTAGGGAACAATATAGGAAAGATGTACTTATAAAGTTTATATTAGCTTTATTAAATTCAAAGCTGTATAGTTTTCTCTATAGGTCGCTAGTAATGGAAGAAGGTAAATTATTTCCACAGCTTAAGATATTCCATATTCAACAAAGTCCTTTTAAATTGGTTTCATTGTCTAAACAAGAAGAGTATGTTTTATTGATAGATAAGATAATTTCATTAAAAAAACAGTTATTTGAAAATACCTACAGTGAGTATGACAGATATATAAAACAGATAGAGATTGAATATTTAGTATATAAGTTAGATAGATTAGTATATAATTTATTTAAATTATCAAATTCAGAAATTGAAGAAATAGAAAGAAAAATGGAGAAATCTCCATTAATTTACAGCGAAAGCAATTCAATTAATATTAATAATGCATTGAAAGAATTAAATAAATGTAATGATATAATAAAAATATCAAAAAAATTCAAGATACATCCTTTAGTTTTACTTAACAGAATATTTCTTTAAAAAATCCTTTTTGTATTTAGTATGTCTGATATATTCTTCTTCAGTAATTATTCCATTAGTTTTCATTTTATCGAATATATTAATGAAATTAGTACAAAGCTCTGCAAGCTGTTTTTCAATATCATTAGATTTGCTCTGATATTTCATGACATAGCCCCCATAATTAAATTAATTTAATCTGTTATTCATTATATTCAATGACTTTACTAGTTATCACTTGAATTAAGAAAAAATGTGTGAATAATTTCATAAAAAAATTCACTTGCAACATTCTATTTTATTCTACAAAAAGTGTCAAAATCCTTCTTAAAAATAATTTTTTTAGTAAATTTAACTAATAATTCTTAAATAAAATATAAATTTTATATATATGAGTTTAAAATATTGACAAAATTCAACATATAAATTAGAATAAGTCTTATTAAAACAAAAAAAAGGGGTTGAGTTTCTTGGAAAAGGAATGGAAGGTTCTAATTTCTGAAGAAGAGATTAAAGCTAAAATTAAAGAACTAGGAAAAAAATTAGTGATGACTATAAAGACAAGAAACTTTTAGTAATATCTTTGTTAAAAGGAAGCTTTATATTTACTGCTGATCTAGTTAGATGTATTGAAGTTCCTACTCGTATTGAATTTATGACTACATCTAGTTATGGACATGGAAAAGAAACTTCAGGTAAAGTAGATATACTTAGCGATTTGAATATAGATATAGAAGGATATGATATATTAATAGTTGATGATATAATGGATTCAGGACTTACAATGAAAGTCATTAAAGAGCATTTACTGTCCAAAAATCCTAATTCTGTAAAGTCATGTGTTTTATTAGACAAACCTGAAAGAAGAAAAGCAGATATTACACCAGATTATATTGGTTTTACGATACCTGATGTTTTTGTTGTCGGTTATGGTTTGAACTATGGTGATTATTATAGGAATATACCTCATGTATTTACTTTTGATAGCTAAAGGACAGTCATTAGACTGCCCTTTTTTTATCCTCTTAAATCTTCAAGTATTTTTACTTTATCAATAGTTTTTTCATCTTTTTCTTTAATAACTCTTGCAGGTATACCTGCTACTACTGTATTAGGAGGAACATCTTTTGTTACGACTGAGCCAGCTGCTACAACTGCTCCTTTTCCTATTTTAACTCCTTCTAAAATAACTGCGTTAGCACCTATTAAGACATCATCTTCAATAATTACTGGTGTTTTGCTAGGTGGTTCAAGTACACCGGCTATTACAGCACCTGCACCTACATGTACGTTTTTACCTATTATTCCTCTTGCACCTACAACAGCATTCATATCAATCATAGAATTTTCGCCAATTTCTGCACCTATATTGATTACTGCTCCCATCATAATTACAGCGTTTTTTCCTATGTATACTTTATCTCTGATTATAGCTCCTGGTTCGATTCTTGCTTGAATAGTTTTTGTATCTAAAAGAGGAATTGCTGAATTACGTCTATCTGATTCAATGTGGTAATCTTGAATATATTCTTTATATTTTTCTAAAATAGGTAATATTTCTTCGTAATCGCAGAATACAATTCTGAAATTATCATCTCCAAAGTTTTTTAAGTTATTAAAATCGATTTTGTTCATATTACCTTTCAAGAAAGCTTTTATAGGTGTAACTTTTTTTGCTTCTTTAATGAATTTAGCTATTTCGTAAGGATTTGTTAAATCAAATTTTGAAGTTTTTTTATTTGTGTTATTCATTAGTTTCCAATCCTTTCTATATATTTTTTTCAAGTTATTACTAAGTCATCCATAGAGTAAAGTCCTTTTTCTTTATTTGCTATAAACTTTGCTGCTTTAATAGCTCCTATAGCAAAAATATTTTTTGACATTGCTGTATGCTTTATTTCTATTATTTCATCTAAACCAGCAAAAATTACGGAATGTTCCCCTACGATAGTACCTCCTCTTATTGCATGAATTCCGATTTCATTTTTATTTCTTTTTTCTTTTTTTGTGTATCTTCCAAATACGTATTCTTTAGAATTATTTAACTCTTCATTAATTTTGTTAGCTATCATATAAGCTGTTCCACTTGGAGCATCTACTTTATTATTATGATGCTTCTCTATAATTTCTATATCGAAAGATTCTGCTAAAACTCTAGCTGCTTCTTTGACAAGTTTAATTAGAACATTTACTCCTAAAGACATATTGGAAGAGTAGAATATAGGTATTTTTTTAGATGATTTTTCTATATCTTTATAATCTTTATTAGAAAAACCAGTTGTTGCAATAACAATTGGTAGATTTTTTTCCACGCAATAGTCTAACAAGCCAGGAAGGTAGTAAGGGTTTGAAAAATCAATTACTACATTAGCCTCTCCTTTGAATTCAAAAATATCTTTATAAACAGGATATTTATTTTTATATTTATTTGGAGCTCTGTCAATGCCAGCTACTATCTCTAAATCAGGGTCATTTTCAATTTGCTTTGTAAGAACCTGACCCATTTTACCATTACATCCATTAATGATTATTTTCATAAAAATTACCTCCTTGGAGATAGACCGTAGTTTTTCATTTCTTTGATTAGTTTTTGTAGATTGTCTTCAGACATAGTAGTAAGTGGTAATCTTAATTCACCTACATCCATTCCTAGAAGATTCATTGCAGTTTTAACTGGTATTGGGTTCGTTTCTATAAATAATGCATCTATTAATCCTTTCATTTTTAGCTGAAGTTTTCTTGCGTTATCGATATCTCCATTAAGGTAATACATAACCATATCGTGAGTATCTTTAGGTAAGATGTTAGCTACTACAGAAATTACTCCTTTTCCTCCAAGAGATAGTAAAGGTACTACCATATCATCATTTCCAGAATAAATATAGAAATCTTCAGGACATAATCTAGCTATTTCTGCAACTTGACTTATATTGCCGCTAGCTTCTTTTACAGCTTTAATATTTGGATGTTCTGAAAGCTTAGCTAATGTATTTGGTTTAATGTTTAAACCAGTTCTACCTGGAACATTATATACAATGATAGGAATATTAACTTCATCGGCAATAGTTAAGTAATGCTTGATTAAACCTTCTTGTGTAGTTTTATTATAATATGGAGTGACAATTAAAAGTCCATCTGCTCCAACCTTTTCAGCATAAATACTAAGTTCGATTGCATGTTTAGTATTATTGCTGCCTGTACCAGCTATAACAGGTATTCTTTTATTAACTTTTTCAACTGCGAATTTTATTGTCTGTTTTTGTTCTTCATCAGTCATAGTTGAAGCTTCTCCTGTAGTACCGCATATAATTATTGCATCTGTATGGTTGTCAATATGCCATTCTATTAACTCACCAAGTTTGTCAAAATCAATCTGGCCATTTTTATAAGGTGTAACTAAAGCAACACCAGAGCCTGTGAATAAAGTCATAATATACCCCCCTAAATTTTAATTTAAATTTTTATTTAAACATTAAAGTTGATTGATAAGTAATTCAGCGATTTGTACTGTATTTGTAGCTGCTCCTTTTCTGATATTGTCAGCAACTACCCACAAGTTAATACCGTTTTCAACACTAAAGTCTCTTCTTATTCTACCAACATATACTTCATCTGTTCCCTCGGCATTTATAGGCATAGGATAAACATTATTATTTACATCATCTTGTATAATTACTCCTTTTGCTTCTCTAAGTATTTCATAAATTTCATCTAACTTAAATGAATTTTCGAATTCTAAGTTAACTGATACACTGTGTCCATATCTTACTGGTATTCTGACAGTAGTAGCTGTAATTTTTAAGTTGTAATCATTTAATATTTTTTTAGTTTCTTCTATCATTTTTATTTCTTCTTTAGTATAACCATTTTCTAGAAATACATCGATGTGAGGTAGACAGTTAAATGCGATAGGATGAGGATATTTTTTAGGTTTTTTGCCTTCAAGTCCCATATCCAGATCTTTAATTCCACCTAGACCAGATCCAGAAACTGCTTGATAAGTAGAATACACAATTCTTTTTATTTTAAAAGCATCATGTAGTGGCTTTAGTGGTACTACACATTGTATAGTTGAACAATTTGGATTAGCAATAATTCCTTGGTGCCAACTTATATCATTTGGATTTACTTCAGGAACTATTAGAGGAACTTCTTTGTGCATTCTCCAAGCACTACTGTTATCAACTACAATGACTCCTTTTTCTTTAGCTATAGGTGCAAAATTTTTACTAACTTCGCTGCCTGCTGAAAACAATGCTATATCTATATTGTCATTGAAAGAATCTTTTGTTAATTCTTGAACAGTGTATTCTTTGTCTCTAAATTTAAGTTTTGTACCTTTGGATTTGGAGGAAGCAAATAAGTAAAGATTTTTTACTGGAAAATTTCTTTCTTCTAATATTTTGATAAAGGTTCTTCCAACCATACCTGTTGCGCCTACTATGGCAATGTTAAGTTTTTTCATAAAATCACCTCTAAAATAGATTTATTAAATAATAATTAGGAAGTAAAAAGTGTTATTATTATTATAATATTATTTTATAACAGATTAAGTGCTTAATAAATAGAACTATTTGAATTGAGTAAATAAAAAATATAAAATGGTTATAGAATGTAGGATGTGGAGGGATGAGATGTCAAATAGATTAAATGTAATTGGTGAAGAAATGAAAGCAATAAGGAGAGAGCTACACAAAATACCAGAGACTGGACTTAATGAGCATAAAACTTCTAATTATATAATAGAAAAGCTTGAAAAATATGGATATATTATCGAAAAAGTTGCTGGAACTGGTATAGTAGCTTATAAAAAAGGGAGAGTTTTTAAAAAAGCAATAGCATTTAGAGCAGATATGGATGGGCTAAGAGTTAATGAACAAACAGGTGTGAATTATTCTTCAAATGAAAATGGAATGATGCATGCTTGCGGCCATGATGGCCATATGGCAATTTTGTTGGGATTAGCAAGTTATTTATCAGATTTTGAACTTGAAAGAGATATAATACTTTTATTTCAGCCAGCTGAAGAGGGACCGGGAGGAGCTGAAATAATTGTAAATGAAGGTATTTTAGAAAAATACAATGTAGAATATATTTTTGGGCTTCATATATTACCAGATTTAGAGCAAGGAAAAATAGGAATAACTCCAGGACCAATGATGGCACAAACTGGAGAGTTTGATATTAAGATTACATCTAAGGGTGGACATGGAGCGATGCCACATACAGCTATAGATAGCATATATGTTGCTTCTCAATTAGTAAGTAGCTATCAAAGTATAATTAGTAGGAATATTGAACCTATTGAAGGATGTGTGTTGACGATAGGTAAAATTGAAGGTGGAAAAGCAAGAAATATTATTGCTGATAATGTAAGACTGGAAGGTACAATAAGAGCATTTAATACAGAAGTATATAATAAAATTAAAAAGAGAATGGTAGAAATTAATTTTGGACTAGAAAAAATGTTTAATGTTAATATTTGTATGGAAATAAGGGATATGTATCCGCCAGTCGTAAATGACTATAAACTATTTGAGATTATTAAGGATTTATTTAAGGATGAAATTAAAATAATTAAACCTATGATGATTTCTGAAGACTTTTCATATTATCAAAGAGAAATACCAGGTCTTTTCTTTATGTTGGGTTCAAGAAATGAAAGAAAAGGATTCATACATCCTTTACACAGTTGTTATTTTAATTTTGATGAGGAGATTTTAAAAATAGGATTAGATACTTATTTGAAAATATGCAAATATTTTGGTGTTATAAGTGATTATTAATATTAAGGGGGTCAATTAATGAATAATGAATTAAATGTTGAATCAAAGCTGAATATTTTAGGGACTAACTTGTTCTATCTATTAATAGGAATAATTTTACTTACAATAGGTTCATTGGTACAGAGATGGGATATTTATAAAGGGTTGATAATTACAGAATATATTATTATTTTATTGCCTGCATTGATTTATTTAAAAATTAAAAGACAATCGTTAAGAAAAGTGCTTAGACTTAATAAACTTTCTTTAAAACAGATACTATTAATACCTATTATTGTAATCTTATCATATCCGATTGGTGCATTTTTGAATTTGATAGTTATGATTTTTCTAAGTTTTTTTGGAGAAGTTAAACCTCCACCTATACCAATTCCAAATAATGAAATAGAACTATTAAAAGGTTTTTTTGTTGTAGCATTATCAGCTGGTATTTGTGAAGAAGTAATGTTTAGAGGATTAATAATGAAAGGATATGAAAAATTAGGAAAATGGAAAGCTATTATTTTTTCTGCTGTTTTATTCGGATTATTTCATTTTAATATACAGAATTTATTAGGACCGATTTTTTTAGGTTTATTATTTGGATTTATAGTTTATAAAACGGATTCACTTTATGCATCTATGTTGGCTCATTTTACAAATAATGCGTTGGCTTTATTTTTAGGTTTTATTGTAAATAAATTTAATACAGGTAATACTACGCCAAGCAATGTAACTTTAGATATATCATATACTAAGACTTTAATTTACGGAGCAATTTTTTTGGGAGCTATTTCGTTAGTTGCTGGGACTATAGTTGTTATGCTTCTTAAAAAAATGCCAAGTTCGGATAATTATATAAGTATTTATAATGAAGATTATAAGAAAAGCATGTTAACTTTTGTTGAAAGTATACCTCTAATTGTAATTTTAATAATATATATTATAATTAATGTTTTGAATTTTAGTGTTTAGAAAAAAATATTTATTAAAAGATTTTATTATAATTTCCTATAGTTTACTAAAAATAAATACAAAAAAGTTTAAGGACCTACTTGGGGGGAGTAGGTCCTTATTTAATAAAAATTTATATAAAAGGGGGAGTGGGAAAGTAGTACTTTTTCCGACAACGACAAGTTTAACACTTTTATATATATAAATCAAGAGAAAATATTAAAGTTCTAATTTTCAAAAAATTTATCATGATATAATTTAGAATATTATTCAAAAATATCCACATAATAGACACTAAGGAGGGGTCGATGTGAGCAAAACAAGAAAGAAGAAAAAAATAGAAACTTTAGAGGATAAATTAAAATATGAAATAGCTAGAGAATTAGGGTTATTAGAGAAAATAAAAAAAGTTGGGTGGGCGGGGTTAACAGCTAAGGAAACAGGTCGGATAGGAGGAATGATTACAGTAAAAAAGAAATTAATGAAACGTAAGCTAGAAAAGGAGAAAGAATTGTAATACAATATATTTATGACTCTAAAAAGGGGGGATATTATGCATAGTTATAAGGACTTTGCATATTTGTATGATAAGTTGATGGATGATGTGGATTATAAAAAATGGTTTGAGTATATATTGAGGATATTAAAGAAACTAGAAATTACCCCTAAAAAGGTTCTTGAGCTTGCTTGTGGAACAGGGAATTTTACTAGGTATTTGTGTGATAGTGGTTATGATGTTACTTGTTTTGAT is from Caloranaerobacter sp. TR13 and encodes:
- a CDS encoding Mur ligase family protein; its protein translation is MTTDKINIKDTINDLKEAKEGYYNFIYENMFFIGVTGMQSKTTISLIEHILKYAGLKTGVISSNGIKFCSELIHNVLNKMTKNGVQVVIVEVSSDTLDYNKIYDLKFDIAVHTSIENEYSGCFRKSEDSFKIQKKLFYELDKDKIAIINIDDSDALKLIEGNNKALVVTYGLNNKASLTASSISIKDCINLFVCLQRSLTTVQGLDIDTFEFPVTLKLLGEHNIYNALASIAVALCLNVSIETIKKSLILFNGIE
- a CDS encoding small, acid-soluble spore protein, alpha/beta type, whose translation is MKNNKISENARKAFDNFKEEIAKEMGIDTTKAGKNVVKKIKENFEKRFSNLGRS
- a CDS encoding N-6 DNA methylase, coding for MKKLIKILEKTLDFYNGKIDEDLLEDMILNSLILLILEGLNAERLFLKEPEIKNIKNYDIYKILKKDITKEIIKSDYVLPMAYEYIISRKEKKEMYGIYYTPEWLVNYMVDRAITQYIEQRDNVDDLKILEPACGSGMFLLYIFDVFYKWYKKKSNLSSLEIVKRIVENIIYGIDIDEKGIYLCKISLQIKVYKLIGEKIDFDFNLYDADFLKSNYIDNYKFSYIIGNPPYLENRRINKYYNKDYLKNNFLTAVGRFDIYSLFIEKAITMLLDDGILAFITPGNILSNNNFTPIRKIILDKTEINEIVNLGSNIFDKVDMNMAIIFIKKSQKSLKTNKILCKNLKNSFDIKKDIFKNDYKIVKQLYYYNNLNYVFDIESSKEVFELRQRIYNTNLYKINDLCEIVAGIATGNIRNKLLTYDANKKGARKVLTGKDIKSYYYNWSGLYVITDKSIINKKMGEYATFMREEFVLNPKILIRQTADRFICTYDEQKYYILNTLYSLIVREQYRKDVLIKFILALLNSKLYSFLYRSLVMEEGKLFPQLKIFHIQQSPFKLVSLSKQEEYVLLIDKIISLKKQLFENTYSEYDRYIKQIEIEYLVYKLDRLVYNLFKLSNSEIEEIERKMEKSPLIYSESNSININNALKELNKCNDIIKISKKFKIHPLVLLNRIFL
- a CDS encoding single-stranded DNA-binding protein, with the protein product MVDKVIQTNSVTIVGKIVSELEFSHQMYGEGFYTFYIEVPRLSENSDVLPVTISERLFVGIELKPGVELVIEGQLRSYNRYSDGSNRLLLTVFARDIYLPHDEEELLELRRKPNEIFLDGYICKQPVYRTTPFGREITDLLVAVNRPYNKSDYIPCIAWGRNARFSEKLRVGDHVRLWGRIQSREYQKKLPDGEVLNKVAYEVSISKMEYLKDENNREGKLKAESV
- a CDS encoding Na/Pi cotransporter family protein, yielding MKLLKEIHYIIILLSICAGLLLFLLGIKIISTSFEKIVSKKLKIKLYKLTNNKILGVLLGVIITGLLQSSSATTLLVISLVHSNLISIYNAVPIIMGANIGTTITSQIVAIDIKKYAVYLLLAGITTMPLLKKDSTKIISKLLIGISLIFLGIDIISNSIALTNSTKKLSLLIQNIGANDILGIFSGFLITTIIHSSSTGIAILQIMASSHIISVRTSIPIILGQNIGTCIDALIGSLVTNRAGKQAAFVHIIFNISGVIIFYYFINYLYNFVSLISPDNPSRQIANAHTLFNIITTLLLLPFSSTLVNISKKLIKE
- the pdaB gene encoding polysaccharide deacetylase family sporulation protein PdaB, with the translated sequence MKIFLLDKNKIIKIILVTFLVISSLVYTNIDQDEIISVFSVKRELPIYSVDTNEMKISISFDAAWGDQYTKQILDILDQYSVKTTFFLVGFWVDRYPDMVKEIARRGHEIGNHSTNHPHMTKLSQTQIVEELKKTEDKIKKITGQRTILFRPPFGDYNDRLIRICRDNGYYVIQWDVDSLDWKELGVEPVVDRVLRNVKKGSIVLFHNNAKYVTKYLPIIIEKLQAKGYKIVPISELIYKEGYYIDNTGRQMKRKK